The DNA sequence CTTAACCTACTATTTTTAACAATTAAAGACTGTTGCTAATGTCCATTTCCCCTGTTGCAGATTGTTTGGGCAGTCCACCAGCACCCTAAGTTGTAAATATTCAACCAGGTTATCTGTTTTGGTAATTGTGTCTTATCTTGGTGGGACTAAAGGTCAACTACGATTTGAAGCGAATATGGAATAGGTCGACAAAACAAGGTGGTGGTGAGTGAATCGTCACTAATTTATCTACGACAAAATAATAACCACCAGATATCAACAAACATCCGTTAAATGACACCATTAACGACGTACTGAAATAAGTATCATTAAATAGTGTCAGGCATTATTGATACCAGTAGTAAAAAACAGATGGAATAGATTTATGAGAACTTGTGCATATTGCCGCGTTTCCCGATAACAGAGCAAACAACTGAAAATAAAATTTTAGCAATTAGCAACGCCGGATATAGTGTCGAAGCGCAAAGCGTGATCACCGAAACCTGTTCCGGCTCAATCCCTACAGAAAAACGTACAGAGTTTAAAAATCTAGTGATAACAAACTTGAGAATCAGGGGATACATTAATTGTTCTAAAACTTGACCGCCGCGGGCATGGTAATATTAATACACAGCAAACAATTCAATACTTAACCGATAAAGGAATAAAGGTTCTTTGCTTGAATTTACCGGTTGCGGATCTATCAAGCCCAGAAGAAAAGTTAATGCATCAGATGTTCTCTGCAATTACCGATTTTGAATGTAATCGAATCAGAGAGCGAACTAATGAAAGTCTTGCTCGGGCAATATCTGAAGGTAAAAAAATAGTCCGCTCGGTCGTGACTAACACCATTAAAACGGTACAGGATGCGAAAGCAAGGGGGTTGTCGACAACGACAGTTAAACAGTATTGGAATAAAACAACCACTTAATTTTTTGGTTATGCCTTACCAATAAAAGAAGACGAATGATGTACCTTTCAATCAATAGATTGCAAAATAACAGCTGGATACTTTAATTAGCACCCTGCCGTTAGTTTGTTATATCAGTCATTGTTCAGCTGATAAAAAATCATTTAAAATTAGTTTTAATGTGTAAACGCTACCCTACATAACCAAGCGTTTCAAATCATCATAATTCACACATACATCGTACTTAACGTGATCAGAAGATATTTGTTCATTCACTTTTTCAAAAAAACGTTTCGCACATTCTATCTTGGCTAATTCGGCACCTTTTAATTGAAGCGATTGCAATGAGCCTTTGGTTTCAGCAACAAAATAAATGTGTTTTACCGTTCCTTCTTGAAACGCTATTGCCCAGTCCGGGTTGTAGTTCCCAACTGGTGTAGGAATAAAAAAACCACTTGGCAGTTTGGCATAAACAGTAACTTCTTTGCTTGTATCCAACTCTTCAACAAATTTACGTTCAGTCTTTGAATCAGTCACGACATAATCATAAATGTGATTATTTAAAGGTTTTCCCGCCGCAGAAAAATCTTGTTTTTTACTTGCCGTAAAAATATTACTCTTGAACTTATCAGCAATAGTGTCATAGGTTAAATGCTCGATAACCATTGTTGCTTTTTGCTCGTTAATTAAATTAATACCTTTTGCGATAAAATCTTCTGGATTATTCTTGAACTGTGCAAATATATGATGACTAATACCACTTAAAATTTTGGCAACAGTGTTTCGTTTTAGCTTGGTTAATTCCGCCACTTTGCCTAACAAGTCATATTTAACACGTGAATCAATAGAGGCATCGTAGTTTTCAATTTCATGATCAATAACGCTAAACCCTTGGCCTGCTTTTATTTGTTCATAGCTTACAGCATCACTCTGCTCACCACGCACCACATCAAAATGTAACTTTTCCACACGTAATTTATCGTCTAATGACTTAATTGATTTAACTACTAACTCTTCAGAATCGAATTCGACTTGATATATGGCTTTATGGTTAATTCGTGACCAAAGCTCCTTAAATTCTTTTTTATAAAAATTTCCATTAAGCTCATTGCATTTTGCTTTACGCTCATCGGCTATATCAGGTAATTGAGCATCTGAGTATACCGAATCAATGAGTTGAATAATTTGAGGTGCATAAGGCTGCAATGACTCTGGTAATGTCGCTAATTGGTCATCTCGTTTTGCATTATGATATTCGTCAGTAATATGATCTTTATCGTCGGTATAATCATTTTTCAGTAAATAACGATATATTTGTTTGGCTAGTGCTGCAGTTATTTCTACGTCACCTTCTTCTGTAACCAAAATTTTTCCGGTAAAATATTCCTCATTTGCAACTTTAGGTCGAGCAGATAATGAATCACTGATGTCTCTCTGTAATGCACTAACAAAGTCTTTATAACTTTCACTGGCAACAACAGTTAATCGGTTGATATCATGAACAATTGATGGGTCATCTATACGATCACCAAATTGATTAACAGCTAAACGTAAACCTCGGCCTACTTCTTGCCGACGTGATACAGTATTATCACTATGTTTCAGTGTACAAATTACAAATACGTTAGGATTATCCCAACCTTCCCGAAGTGCTGAATGTGAGAAGATAAAACGCGTAGGCTCTTCAAAGCTTAATAAGCGCTCTTTATCTTTAAGAATTAAATCATAAGCATCAACATCATCTGTTTCCGTTGAGCGAGCCGCTGTTTTTGGATCAACCATGTGCTTAGATTTTTTATCTATCGAAAAATAACCATTATGCGTTCTATCGGCAGTAATACCTTTTAAATATCGCTGATATGGCGAGTCTTCAAGTTGGGTGTACTCATTTAGGCAACGGTTGTACTCTTCTTCAAATACATGGGCATATTCTCCTTTATCATCGTCTGCTGCATAATTTCGATATTTAGCAACTTTATCTATAAAGAATAAAGAGAGTACTTTTATGCCTTGATCAAACAATTGCAGCTCTTTTTCAAAATGTGCTTTAACCGTTTCACGTATTTGAATTCGGCGCAGAGCAGATTCATTAACGTCGCCGCTAGCTTCTCCCACATAAAGTTCATGGCCGTTTAAAAAGCTGATTGTGTCTTTAACGGCATTAATATCAGATACTACAAAACCTTGATATTGATCTAACCCATCCGACAAGTCATAAAGGTTATCACCCTTGCCTAATTTACGTACTATCCGCTTGATAGAGCCTGATTTTAATTTCTGTTCAAACTCAACGCGAGCAACTGGTGGCTTGCTTGTCGATATCTCTATATTTTCTAGATAAAGGTAAGCATTAGTTCCCGCTAAACCTTTAGTGGTTATTCCACGCACACCTATTTTTTTAACGAGTTTTTGATTGAAAGCATCGAGGGCATCTAATCGATAAACTTTATTGTGTTCAGTTTTGTGTGTAGCAGAATAACGTAAAATAAATAACGGATTAAATTCAGCAAATGAATCGAGTGTTTTTGCCCCTTCCATTTTCTGTGGTTCATCCAAAATCATAATCGGGCGGTTAGCTTTTATTACATCAATAGGACGCCGCGTTTGAAAGTCATCTAATTCTTCATAAATACGACGTGCATCTTTACCGCGGGCATTAAACGCCTGAACGTTAATCACCATCACGTTAATGCCACCATCAGATGAAAAGTTTTCGATTTGATGTAAATCTTTAGAATTATAAATAAAGAAACGTGCTCGTTTACTATAATCTTCCAAAAAGTGTTCAGCGGTAATTTCTAATGTCTTATGCACACCTTCACGAATAGCAATACTTGGCACCACTATAATAAACTTGCTCCAACCATAATGTTTATTGAGTTCAAATATCGACTTAACATAACAATAGGTTTTGCCTGTACCTGTTTCCATCTCAATATCTAAGTTGATAAGGCAAGCTTTGGTATTAACCAATTTTAGGGATTGAGGAAGGTTTTGATGACGCTGCGCTTTTTGAATGTTTTCTAATATTCTAACGTTAGCTTGAATATCAGTATTACGGAATCCTGCATCATCTTGTCCTAAACTTCCTGTTCGCCCTTTAGCAAGTTGCCCAGGGTCTATTCGGTATCGACTAGCAGTATCATTAATTAATTGCCCTTTAAAACAATCTACTATCGCTTGAACAGAGTCGGCTTGATAACCCTGATGTTTAAATTTTAACTTCATGGTTATTTCCTTAAATCGACTTCATATCGGTAAGTGGTGAAAGTTGTTTTAATACTTGTTCAACATTAATTTTGGCGCTATCAGAGGCAAAACCGCCATCACGGAAAACTAAACGCATTGGTTCAAATTCAGCGAGTTGTTTAACAAAGGATTCAGATACTTTTCCGCTGTTATCAAAACAAGCAACAAGTGCGTTGTTATCAACAAAAAACACGGTTTTACCATCAATGGTTTCTTTACGAATAGGCAAGGTTAAATCGACGCCCCAATCAAGTATCACTTGAAATAATAAATCTTCTTCCGTACGGTTTTCTTTTACATTTTCAACTTGATCAAATAACCCGGCTTGAGAAACAGCGCCAGGATTGTAATGAACGTCAGCCATATTGGAACTATCAACTTTTAGAACACGAAAACCCACATCTAGCTTTTCTATACCATCTTTTGCAGCATTATCAGATAGTATTTTTTGGCCAGCCCTCCGTATACGTTCTTTAGTAATATCTGAAATTGCTTCATATCCCGCTTTATATTCTGAAGAATTTTTATTCGTTTCCTCTCTTAACTGAACGCAAACAAATTTATTGTTGCAATTGTTATCTTTAGCATATTCAATTGAGGCATGCGCAGTAGTCCCGGAACCAGCAAAAAAATCAAGAATAACATCGTTATCATTTAGAGAAACCAAAGTCATTAAATATCTAATGAGACTTGTAGGTTTAGGGAAATCAAATGGTATCCCAATATTTTTTAATTCGGCTGAACTATGACGACTCTGAAATTTTTCAGTTATATTTCCCGGTAATTGACCATCTCGCATACGATCTTTTAGCCAAATCCGATAATATACATTCCACTTTGCTTGCTTCCCTTCATTATCAATAAGTGATGTTCTATCTGATGCGATGAATTCAACATTACCGGCGGCTCTTTCTCTAGCAAAACGTTCATATGTCCACCTCCATACACCGTCACCATCTTGAGGTGTTACCTTATTTCCATCTTTAGGTGAGTTTGGCATCAATTCACCTGGTGGTATAACATAAGATCCATCTGGACATTCGATGTAATATCGCTGGTTAGCGCGTTTATCTAACATTGCTTGATACAACCCCATCGAACGATATTTTTCGCCCTTCCTCAGCCCTTCTGTACACGTTTTTGTATAAACTTTATCTATTACATTTTGACTTATTTCTTCTCGAAATTGATTTAGATGTTCAATTTTTTTCGCATATACAAGAATATAATCAACACAAGGAGAGAAATGAACACCTTTCTGTCCCCCGGTTTTCATTACTCTTGAAATTATTGTAATAAAGTTATTCTCACCTAGAACTTCATTCAATATTTGACAGGATGCTGCGACTTCTTCCTGTCCAATAGACATAAAAATAACACCATCTTCCGTAAGTAAGTTTCTGGCTAACCTCAGTCGCGAGTATATCATTGAAGTCCAATCAGAATGATAACGCCCGTTGGAATCTGTATTAGCAACTAAGCGATTACCTATTTCATCTTGTTGATTAGATTTCTTCGCATAGGAATCTGCATTTTCTGCGAAATCATCTTTATAGATAAAATCATTCCCAGTATTGTATGGAGGATCGATGTATATCATCTTCACTTTACCAAGGTACGTTTCTTGTAAAAGCTTTAAAGCATCTAGGTTATCACCTTCAATAAAAAGGTTTTCTGTAGTATCAAAATTGACACTTTCTTCGCGACACGGTCGTAATGTTTTAGCAATTGGAGCATTGGCTGTTAACAGCGCTTCGCGCTTACCTGGCCAGTTAAGTTGATAGCGTTCTTGTGGGCCATCAACAATGTGGCGAGAAAGTTCTTGCTTAAGCAAATCAAAATCGATGGACTTTTTAAGCTGTCCAAGTTCATCTTTAGCTTCAGTAATACAATTTGGAAATAACTCGGCCATTTTTTCTAAATTTTGGTCAACCAAGTTAGGGCTGTGCATTTTTAATTTATCCATTTTTATCTCTCATTTTCTAGACATAGATTAAAAGCCACGTCTGAATTTTGTGATTGGCTTTAAATCGACTTAATATCGGTAAGTGGTGAAAGCTGTTTAAGAACCTGCTCTACATTAATTTTTGCACTATCTGAGGCAAAACCGCCATCACGAAAAACTAATCGCATCGGTTCAAATTCAGCAAGTTTTTTAACAAAGGTTTCAGATACTTTTCCGCTGTTATCAAAACAAGCAACAAGTGCATTGTCATCAACAAAAAAAACGGTTTTACCATCAATGGTCTCTTTACGAATAGGCAAGGTTAAATCAACGCCCCAATCAAGCATCACTTGAAATAATAAATCTTCTTCCGTACGACCTTCTTTTACATTTTCAACTTGATCAAATAACCCCGCTTGTGAAACAGCATCAGGATTGTAATGGACATCAGCCATGTTTGAACTGTCGACTTTAAGAACACGAAAACCAATATCGAGCTTATCAATGCCTTCTTTATCGGAATTATCGGCAACAACTTTTTGACCTGCTCTACGAATTCTTTCTTTTGTTATCTCCGATATTTTTAGGGGACGATCTAGCTTATTCAATAAATCAATTGCATTTTTACTGGTGGAGTCTTTACTATTAATTATTTCAGGTAATTGAACTAAAATATATTTTACGGCTTTATTTTCATTTGCTGAAAATAACATTGATGAATGAGCGGTTGTTCCTGAACCAGCAAAAAAATCCATGATAATATCGCTATCTTTGACGCCGATATAGGAGATCCACTTAGTTAAAACTTCATGATCTTTCGGATTATTAAATATTTTTTTCCCAAATATATTAACTAGCTCATTTGATGCTTGTAACCCACTTCGGTAAAAATAGCTCCCGGCCACTTGAATTGGTAAATCTTCCCCATTATCATCAACGTCAGGATCGAATTCATCACGCTCATCTACTTTTACTTCTATAAGGTATGTTTTCCTAATAGGTGGCTGAGAATGATCTTCTCGGAATACGACTTTTCCTATTTCAATCATTTCAAGCATTTTTTCTGGAGTTCCATAACGCCAACCGCCGTCAGGTACCGCACAAGGAAGCTTGGTAACTGGATGAATAACTTCATAGCGAGGCCCCCCCCCCACCAGGCCAAGACATATTATCGTCTCGCCACAGACCATACTTATCAACCTTATTGTATCTACTATGTTTTCGTGATGGATGGTTTCTAGGTAAATAAGCGTAAAAATTCCTTATACCTTGCTGGATACTCACTGTATCCCCTTCATGTGTTGATACAAGTCTTAAATATTCATCATTAATTTCTTTGGCTCCAGGTTTCGGTTCTCTCCACTTTATATCTTTATCTTTTAGATAATTCTTATTCTTAGCAATTATCAGCAAGTACTCATGACCAACAGATACTAACCGTGCATCATTTTTTCGGCCTTTTTCCCAAACAATCGTTGCAACAAAATTATTTTCACCAAAACACTCATTACAAATTTTTTTAAGATTAACAACCTCATCTTCATCAATTGAAATTAACATCACACCATCTTCACTTAAATAGTCCTTTGCTAGCTTTATTCTTGAATACATCAGACTTAACCAATCAGAATGAAAGCGTCCATTTGATTCAGTGTTTGCAACTAAACGATTCCCTCGATCATCCCTTTGATTAGATCTCTTAACATAAGAATCAACATTCTCTGCAAAATCATCCTCATAAATAAAATCGTTGCCTGTATTGTAAGGAGGATCAATATAAATAACTTTTACTTTACCAAGATAGGTCTCTTGCAAGAGCTTTAGCGCATCTAGGTTATCGCCTTCGATAAACAGGTTTTCAGTGCTATCAAAATTGACACTTTCTTCGCGACACGGTCGTAATGTTTTAGCAATTGGAGCATTGGCTGTTAACAGCGCTTCGCGCTTACCTGGCCAGTTAAGTTGATAGCGTTCTTGTGGGCCATCAACAATGTGGCGAGAAAGTTCTTGCTTAAGCAAATCAAAATCGATGGACTTTTTAAGCTGTCCAAGTTCATCTTTAGCTTCAGTAATACAGTTCGGAAATAACTCGACCATTTTGTCTATGTTCTGGTCAACCAAGTTAGGGCTGTGCATCTTTAATTTATCCATGATTTAATTCTCATTGCTTAACCTTCTTACAAGGCTCTGTTATTCATTGATTTATAGTTGAGCGATAAATATAGTGGTTACTCGCACAAGGCTTTTGTTGGTTCAGGGCTGTTATCCACTCAATGCTTTTATTTGTTTTTTTATTTGGTTGAGCATCTTATTTAACTGAACTTTACGGTTAAATTGCTTTTCTTTAGAGATTGCCGACTGAATTTTAGCTGAGTTATTATTGAGTTTTTTTAATGTAGCAATACGGTCTAACTGTTCTTCTAAGGTTTCATCATTTAGTGCGGGTTGTTCTAATAAACTGCGTAAAAGCTCTTTATGCAAACCAGTCATATCAATTACAACCGGTAGCTTTTGGCTCTCACTCATATAAGGCAGATTCAACTCAAGATTAAATTGGATATCAATTTTAGGACTTATAAAATAATCACGTACCACCATTTGCTCATCAGAGCGCTTATTTACTCGCTTATCAGCCATAGCGCACTGCATTTTCATACGATGAGTATTGGTGTAAAACAGTCGAAAATAAATAGACGTTAGAATGGTTTTGTCTAAGGTACTAAGCACCAGCTCGTTAATAGCTTCACACTCTGGTTTTAAAATAATATCGAACACCTGAACTTCAGATATATTATCACTTGTAGAAATATTTAGCGTGTCAGCTGATAATTTATAACGCCAGATAATTTGATCAACTTGCTGTATAAATATTCGCTTAATATCTGGCGTAGGATTAGCTTGTTTATAAATAGTTTCTTTGGGGATTTTTTGCCCTGATTTTTCCGAAAAAATATTTTTTACATCACTTTTTTCAACAAATTGACCATGTGATTTACTATTGCTTGGTAATGTAATTGTATTACCAAGAGCTGCGGCATGTGGAAACACAAACGGTATATAAGCCATTACGCTATTAACCATTCACTACAATGAAGTTGATTAGCTCAAAATCATCTAATCCAGATATTTCATTAGTTAATGCCGATGTCATTTTACCGCCAAATAAGCTATCAATATCACTACTCTCTTTTACTTTAATCATTGAGCTAATCGATTGTTCTAGTAAATTAGAGTAAAAATTCATTTCTTTGCCATCTTTAGTCACACTATTAAAAGCGTCATATGCAGATTTAATCGGTTCGGACTTGCCTTTACAGGCAGCTCGTACTCTATCAAGTAAGGGCTTAACTTGCATATGATTAATAACCACTTCACCACTGGTAGCAATATAAATTAAATAATAAGGATGTAATCTGTTTTGCTGGTCGATATTAAGACTATGGTTGCGGTTACGCAGGGCAAATATAACGCCTGGTACTAAGCCGACACTTGGATCTGAATTGACTACTGTATGCAAACCATTCGGCGTAGACTTAATCTCTCCGTTTGTTTTGATGTAATTAACCAAATCCATTCTGAATTCGTTTAACCCTAAATCAGTGATTGACACACCTGTTTTAACATCTTCTAAATCAATAACTTCTTCCTGTAACCGTTGTAATTGCTCTTTTCTGTAAGCAACGTCATTGGCTTCGGCTTTTAATACATTGTCGTCACCCGTGGCCGTAATATCAGAAATAACCATACGATTTTCGACACGCTCTTTTAGGTTTATGTATTCGTCTAAACTTATATCCGGCCAGTAGTTAATCAGTTGTATCTCTGTATTTTTAGAACCGATACGATCAACTCGACCAAAACGTTGAATAATACGAACTGGATTCCAATGAATGTCGTAATTCATTACACAATCACAATCTTGTAAATTTTGACCTTCAGATATACAGTCAGTACCAATGAGAATATCAATTTCAGCAGTTTCACTAGGTAATACTTGAGCTTTTTCTTTCGCTATCGGAGAAAACAGAGTTAATACACTTTGAAAGTCGTAATTTTTATTTATGGTTGTTTTTATAGGGCTACTACCTGTAACTTTACCCGTATGGACTTGATACTGGTTATAAAATTCAGGCGCAATATTATCGTATAGGTAATTAGCCGTATCCGCAAAAGCAGTAAATATTAGTACTTTACTATTACCAATATTAATGGGATGAGCCCATTTCTGTTTGATTTGTTCTTTGATATGCTGAAGCTTGGCATCATGTTCAGGGGTTACTTTCATCATCTCATCAAATAATTTAATGATAGTTTCTAGGTCTTCAACAAGATTATGCTGCCAAGACTCAATGTCCATGTCCGCCAGATCAATTTTAACTTTCCCCCCTGTTGAAAAGGATTTATCAAAATCATCAAAGTCATCTTCTGTATCTAAGCCATTAAACTCGTCAGCTATATCATCAAATCCTTGATCGATACCGCTGCGTTTGAATGAATCTATATTGTTAAGCGCCGTTTCGAGAGTGTTTTTTAATCCTGTTAGGGTTAGTCGAAATGCATGAACTGAACTTTCTAAACGTTTAAGTAGGTTGATGGTCATTAAACGCTGTAGTGCTTTTTCACGGTCGGCTTGCCTTAGCGTACCTTTCCCACCTACTTGGGTGTCATACATATCTTCATACTTAGCAATACGGCTCGGTAAGATATAACTTATTGGCGCATAGACAGCCATTTTCAAACTTGATAACCGCTCAAATATTTGATTAAAACCTATCACATCGGTTCTAGTTGTTAATGGGGGATGAAATGATAGTGGCTTCCTGCGTTCTGGAAAAGGGCCTATCTCTGAAATGTCATAAAATGTTTGAATGTGTTTACGTGATCTGGCAATGGTGACGCTATCTAGCAATTTAATAAAATCAAAATCTAAGGAATCAAGTAACGCATTCGCAGTTCTTTGCTCTGACTCTAAATCAACCCATTCATTAAATGATTTTTGAGCTCGTTTGAATATTTCTTCAATACTACGCTGAGTACCTACTTGTTGGCGTATTTTTTCAGATTCACCTTCATAAGCTAAAGCTAATTGGTTTCGCAAATCTGAAAAACGATTATTAACAGGCGTTGCTGATAACATCAGTACTTTAGTTTTAACACCTGTGCGCATCACTTTATTCATTAAAGCTTGATAGCGAGTTTCTTTATCTTTGTAGACTTGATTATTACGAAAATTATGTGACTCATCAATAACTACTAAGTCATAATTTCCCCAGTTAATGCGATTCATGGGGATACCAAAAGATTCACCACGTGTACGTTGAATGTCTGTATGGCAGAGTACATCGAAATTAAAGCGATCTTTGATGAATGGATTGGTAGTTAGGTTTCTATTGAAGTTTAACCAGTTATCTGCAAGTTTTTTTGGACATAAAACTAATACGGATTTATTTCTGAGCTCGTAATATTTCACCACGGCAAGTGCAGTAAAGGTTTTACCCAAACCAACACTGTCAGCCAAAATACAACCGCTGAATGTTTCAAGTTTATTTATGATACCTGTTGCGGCATCTTTCTGAAAATTAAATAGTTTATTCCATATAAGGCTATCTTGGTAACCTGTTTTATCATTAGGAAGTACATCTTCATTTATATCTTTCAAAAATTCATTAAATATATTGTACAGCAACTGAAAGTAGATACGTTCAGGGGCATTCTCTTGATAAACCGAGGATATATGATTTATAAGTCTATCGGTTACATCTTCAACCTTTTCATTATCGGTCCAGATTTGGTCGAACAAATTTAGGTAAATAGAAGTAATAGGCTGTTCATCAATGCGATTAACTATATTAGAAACTGCATCGCCCTTTTGATAGCCAATATCAACGGCAGTAAATCCTTGTAAAGGCATATAGACAGATTCATTTATATTTTTTTTAACACCGGCAAATTGCTGCATTGATGCGCTGGTCGCATTTGATCGAAAGTTTGCTTTACGACGGATCCAATCAGCACATTCTTTAGCTATCGCTTTTTGCGTTAACTTATTTTTTAGTTGAATTTCGAATTCTGACCCATAAAAACCTCGTTCTCTTTGTTCACGTGGTATATGAAATTCACGCTTTTCTTTACGTAAATTATCAGTAACTTCAATTTCAACGAATGTAGGTGATGTAAATATGAATTCTAACGAATCTACCTGCTCTAGCTGCTCTTTAAGAGCTTCAAATGCGTATATTGAAAAGCATGAGGCTGCGATTTTTAACTTTGATCCAGAAGTAATGGTTTGTTTCAAATCATCACCGAGTAGGCTATTTATATTATCTATTATTTCCATTAAAACTCACCAGTCATTACTCGTCATTTAAATTTTTGTCACATCTAAACCTGCATTTTTCAATCGCAGCGTGAGGTTACGCATTTTGCTGAACTCTGTACCAAAGCT is a window from the Psychromonas ingrahamii 37 genome containing:
- a CDS encoding helicase-related protein, translated to MEIIDNINSLLGDDLKQTITSGSKLKIAASCFSIYAFEALKEQLEQVDSLEFIFTSPTFVEIEVTDNLRKEKREFHIPREQRERGFYGSEFEIQLKNKLTQKAIAKECADWIRRKANFRSNATSASMQQFAGVKKNINESVYMPLQGFTAVDIGYQKGDAVSNIVNRIDEQPITSIYLNLFDQIWTDNEKVEDVTDRLINHISSVYQENAPERIYFQLLYNIFNEFLKDINEDVLPNDKTGYQDSLIWNKLFNFQKDAATGIINKLETFSGCILADSVGLGKTFTALAVVKYYELRNKSVLVLCPKKLADNWLNFNRNLTTNPFIKDRFNFDVLCHTDIQRTRGESFGIPMNRINWGNYDLVVIDESHNFRNNQVYKDKETRYQALMNKVMRTGVKTKVLMLSATPVNNRFSDLRNQLALAYEGESEKIRQQVGTQRSIEEIFKRAQKSFNEWVDLESEQRTANALLDSLDFDFIKLLDSVTIARSRKHIQTFYDISEIGPFPERRKPLSFHPPLTTRTDVIGFNQIFERLSSLKMAVYAPISYILPSRIAKYEDMYDTQVGGKGTLRQADREKALQRLMTINLLKRLESSVHAFRLTLTGLKNTLETALNNIDSFKRSGIDQGFDDIADEFNGLDTEDDFDDFDKSFSTGGKVKIDLADMDIESWQHNLVEDLETIIKLFDEMMKVTPEHDAKLQHIKEQIKQKWAHPINIGNSKVLIFTAFADTANYLYDNIAPEFYNQYQVHTGKVTGSSPIKTTINKNYDFQSVLTLFSPIAKEKAQVLPSETAEIDILIGTDCISEGQNLQDCDCVMNYDIHWNPVRIIQRFGRVDRIGSKNTEIQLINYWPDISLDEYINLKERVENRMVISDITATGDDNVLKAEANDVAYRKEQLQRLQEEVIDLEDVKTGVSITDLGLNEFRMDLVNYIKTNGEIKSTPNGLHTVVNSDPSVGLVPGVIFALRNRNHSLNIDQQNRLHPYYLIYIATSGEVVINHMQVKPLLDRVRAACKGKSEPIKSAYDAFNSVTKDGKEMNFYSNLLEQSISSMIKVKESSDIDSLFGGKMTSALTNEISGLDDFELINFIVVNG